CGATCTGGAATCACTCTGGTTCCCGAGACCACCTGCCTGGCTTGGTCTGGAGAGTTTTATCAAAAAACATGGGTTGCACTCAATCTCACCGTACACGGTCTGCGCCACACCCATGCATCCCTGTTATTCGAGGCTGGAGCATCGATTAAAGAAGTACAAGCTGGCTTGGTCACAGGGACATTAAAACTACGATGGACATCTACACTCACGTAACAGAGAGTGTCAAGAACAGGACAGCCGACACCTTTGCCAACTTCATAGAGCTGTGAAATTTTTGTGGGTGCTTTGTGGGTGCGGGGCAATGATGCACATGAAAAAAGCCCCCAACCGAGAACGGTTGAGAGCCTGTAAACCTTGATACATTAACGCTTGGAGAATTGCGGGGCGCGGCGTGCCGCTTTGAGTCCGTACTTTTTCCGTTCCTTCATACGTGGGTCACGCGTCAGGAATCCGGCTTTTTTCAGAACAGGCCGAAGTTCTTCGTCCGCTTTCAAAAGCGCTCTTGCGATACCATGACGGATCGCTCCCGCTTGCCCGGAAATGCCTCCACCATGAACATTGCAGAGAACGTCATACTTTCCTATTACATCAGTCAGTAACAGCGGTTGTTTAACTACCAGCTTCAAAGATTCGAGACCGAAATAATCGTTAATTTCACGTCGATTTACAATAATATTGCCGTCACCCGGCACAAGACGTACACGTGCAACCGAATGTTTACGGCGGCCGGTACCCCAGTATTGAACTTGAGCCACAGATCGCTACCTCCTTTTACTGTTAGTTTTTCGATTCCCAGGGAATCGGTTGTTGTGCTTGATGCGGGTGCTCTCCACCTGCATAAACATGCAACTTCGTCATCATCTTGGCACCCAGGCTATTTTTCGGAAGCATGCCTTTAACAGCAGATTGCAAAACACGTTCCGGTTTGGTTTTCAACATGTTTGCTGCAGTGGTTTCTTTCAAGCCGCCCGGATACAAAGAATGCCGACGGTAAATTTTGTTTTGCAGCTTGTTGCCTGTGAAAACAACTTTTTCAGCATTGATAACAACAACAAAATCGCCCGTGTCAACATGCGGAGTAAATTCCGGCTTATGTTTACCGCGTAAAATGGAAGCAATCTCAGTTGCCAAACGGCCCACTGTTTTTCCTTCCGCGTCAATTAAATACCATTTCCGTTCCACAGCGTTTGGTTTCGCCATGTATGTCGTACGCATGGAATTGTTCCTCCCAACATTTCAAAGTTTAAACCGGGGCTAGTGGGATAGCGGGTTTAAACAACATTACCATTTTAGCTGTTATAACTAACCAAGTCAAGGTAAAAGCGAATAAATAAGAGACAAACATACAACTTTTTCTCAATCCTCATATTCCACTTGAACCAGCGTTAAGCCATGCGCCGGTGCGGTAACCCCCGCATATGTCCGATCCTGTGCATGGATAATTGTTGGAATCTCATCGGGCATAATCCGGCCTTTTCCTACATCCACCAACGTACCCGCCATAATACGAACCATATTCCATAGAAAGCCTTTTCCACTTACAGTTACATGCAGTAAATGGCCAGCCTCTGAAATCCGGATGTCAGTGACGTGACGTCTGCGATCTTCCAACGGTGTGGCAGCGTTGCAAAAGCTTGTAAAATCATGACACCCGACCATATGGCTGGCTGCCTGCGCCATCTTGCCCACATCCAACGGATAAGAGACATGCCAGGCATAACGGCGAACGAACACATCCGGAAAAACGCTTCGGTCTATTTGATAGCGGTAGATTTTCCCCTTTGCATCAAAACGGGCGTGAAACGTTGGAGAAACCTCTCTCGCCGCACGAACAACCAAATCATCCGGCAATACGGCGTTGAGCGCATGAGGCCATTTATCAACAGGAATTTTAGATGAAGTATGAAAGTTAGCCACTTGCCCCTCTGCATGAACCCCCGCATCCGTCCTGCCCGAACCGATGACTTGTACATATTCTCCTGTAAGTTGCTCGATTGCTTCCTGCAATTGTCCCTGCACAGTTCGCAATTTGGGTTGCGTCTGAAATCCATGAAAATTGGTGCCGTCGTAGGATATTATCAACCTGATGTTGCGCACAAAAATCCCTCCTGACGACACCGTTTTCGATAACCTCACCGTTTTGCTATGACAAATTATAAAAAAGGGAAATGACTCCGATCGTCATCCCCCTTCCCGATTATTCCACCAGTTCCAAAATCGCCATCGGAGCTCCGTCACCACGACGGGGTCCGACTTTCAGGATCCGCGTGTACCCGCCTTGACGTTCTGTAAAACGGGGAGCAATGTCCGAGAATAATTTTTGCACAACATCTTGTTTACCGGTTGCATCTGCCACCTCCGGACGAACAAATGCTGCCACCTGACGGCGCGCGTGAAGATCACCGCGTTTCGCCAAAGTAATCATTTTTTCGGCAATCGAGCGAATTTCTTTCGCCTTTGCTTCTGTAGTTTGAATTCGTTCATTGATAAACAGATCGGTCACCAAGTCACGGAAAAGCGCTTGACGCGCACCGGTGCGCCGATTCAATTTGCGATATGCCAATCTAATTCCCCTCCTTCCGCACAGGATCCATATATACAGTTAATCCTCTTTACGAAGTGACAGTCCCAGTTCTTCCAACTTTTCTTGCACTTCTTCCAGCGATTTGCGGCCGAGGTTGCGAACCTTCATCATTTCTTCCTCCGTTTTCGCACACAATTCCTGAACGGTATTGATGCCCGCACGCTTCAAGCAGTTGTAGGAACGAACGGAAAGATCCAGTTCTTCAATCGTCATTTCGAGAACCTTTTCTTTCTTGTCATCTTCTTTCTCTACCATAATTTCCGTATCTTTTACCTTGTCGGTCAATCCGACAAACAGCATCAAGTGTTCCGTCATGATTTTGGCCGCCAAGCTAACCGCTTCATCGGGACGAATACTTCCGTCTGTCCACAGTTCCAGCATCAGTTTGTCGTAGTTGGTTACTTGTCCGACACGTGTATTTTCCACACTGTAATTGACACGGGAAATCGGGGTAAAAATGGAATCAATCGGGATCACGCCAATCTCCATATCATCCCGCTTGTTTCGGTCGGCCGGAACATATCCACGTCCGCGGTTTGCCTTGATCTCCATATACAGTTTGGCCCCGTCCGCAACTGTGGCAATATACAGGTCGGTGTTTAAAACTTCCACATCGGAATCTGCCTGAATGTCGGCAGCCGTAACCACTTTGGGTCCCTCAACATCGATCACCAAAGTTTTTTCTTCATCGGAATGAATTTTCAAAGAAAGCCGTTTCATATTGAGGATAATTTCCGTTGTATCTTCCACAACTCCCGGAATCGTCGAGAACTCGTGCAGTACACCCTCAATTTTGACCGAGGTGGCTGCAGCCCCAGGCAAAGAGGAAAGCAAAATACGGCGCAACGAATTCCCTAGTGTTGTTCCGTAGCCTCGCTCCAAAGGCTCTACCACAAACTTTCCATAAGTTCCATCCGAACTGATTTCAACCGCCTCAATCTTTGGCTTTTCAATTTCGATCATGCAGTAACCTCCTTCTCGACAACTCATGCAGTCATGCCAGCACAATAGGAAAATCGTCTTTCTCCGATGTTACAGCGATTAACGAGAGTACAATTCGACAATCATCTGTTCGGCTACC
The sequence above is a segment of the Effusibacillus dendaii genome. Coding sequences within it:
- a CDS encoding DNA-directed RNA polymerase subunit alpha is translated as MIEIEKPKIEAVEISSDGTYGKFVVEPLERGYGTTLGNSLRRILLSSLPGAAATSVKIEGVLHEFSTIPGVVEDTTEIILNMKRLSLKIHSDEEKTLVIDVEGPKVVTAADIQADSDVEVLNTDLYIATVADGAKLYMEIKANRGRGYVPADRNKRDDMEIGVIPIDSIFTPISRVNYSVENTRVGQVTNYDKLMLELWTDGSIRPDEAVSLAAKIMTEHLMLFVGLTDKVKDTEIMVEKEDDKKEKVLEMTIEELDLSVRSYNCLKRAGINTVQELCAKTEEEMMKVRNLGRKSLEEVQEKLEELGLSLRKED
- the rplM gene encoding 50S ribosomal protein L13, which encodes MRTTYMAKPNAVERKWYLIDAEGKTVGRLATEIASILRGKHKPEFTPHVDTGDFVVVINAEKVVFTGNKLQNKIYRRHSLYPGGLKETTAANMLKTKPERVLQSAVKGMLPKNSLGAKMMTKLHVYAGGEHPHQAQQPIPWESKN
- the rplQ gene encoding 50S ribosomal protein L17 codes for the protein MAYRKLNRRTGARQALFRDLVTDLFINERIQTTEAKAKEIRSIAEKMITLAKRGDLHARRQVAAFVRPEVADATGKQDVVQKLFSDIAPRFTERQGGYTRILKVGPRRGDGAPMAILELVE
- the rpsI gene encoding 30S ribosomal protein S9; translation: MAQVQYWGTGRRKHSVARVRLVPGDGNIIVNRREINDYFGLESLKLVVKQPLLLTDVIGKYDVLCNVHGGGISGQAGAIRHGIARALLKADEELRPVLKKAGFLTRDPRMKERKKYGLKAARRAPQFSKR
- the truA gene encoding tRNA pseudouridine(38-40) synthase TruA; translation: MRNIRLIISYDGTNFHGFQTQPKLRTVQGQLQEAIEQLTGEYVQVIGSGRTDAGVHAEGQVANFHTSSKIPVDKWPHALNAVLPDDLVVRAAREVSPTFHARFDAKGKIYRYQIDRSVFPDVFVRRYAWHVSYPLDVGKMAQAASHMVGCHDFTSFCNAATPLEDRRRHVTDIRISEAGHLLHVTVSGKGFLWNMVRIMAGTLVDVGKGRIMPDEIPTIIHAQDRTYAGVTAPAHGLTLVQVEYED